ACTCTAAGCGCTTTATCTTTCGACAGTTCGCTCAGCAATTTGTTACATTCAGCGGACAAAAGTTCTCTCTGCTGAGGCGATGTACTCGCTGTGATACCGCAAGGTACTATGACCGCTTGGATACAAGCTACATTCGGTGGAAGCACTAAACCTTTATCGTCCCCATGAATCTGTAAATGAAGGTTCTTCTGCGTTTAAAGAATTTCACGCGACAGCGACAACCACGTACCATTATCATAACGCCAATCGTTCGAGTTGTTAAACCCCATGAATTCTGATAGACAAGTGTTTTCTCGTCTCCTTCCGCAGCACCCTCCACTTGAATATTAAACATTCTTGAGAAATTCTGCCCCAGGTGGTGACTCGTAGCTCCTTGTATCGCACGACCACTCGTCGAGATGAAAGCCTCCACTGTAGTAGTATAATCACCGCCAGCGAACTTTTCTTTTTCAGTCTTACGACCTTTAACAACAGGAACTGCTAGCAAGTCTTCGTACACTTTAGcgtacatatttaaaattatcattACTTCTTCATCGGCCTCAGCTTTAGTGCTAAACGCAGTGTGCCCTTCCTGCCACAAAAACTCTCTTGTACGCAAGAAAGGCTTGGGGTCTTTGAATTCCCACCGCTGAAATAAAATAGGACAGACACCTTTGATCAATTACAAGTCAAAACACTTCTCAACGTAATCGTTATGTAAATTATATTTACCACTACGTTATTCCATTGATTGAGTTTCAGAGGAAGCTCAGTATCCGACCTCAGCCATTTGGCATAAGCAGGATACATTACGGTTTCTGACGTGGGTCGTATCGCAATGGGTTCTGCTAAATCTGATTCTCCGCACTTTGTGACCCATGCAACTTCAGGTGCAAAGTCTGCGATGTGAGTTTTTTCTTTCTCCAAGACTGCTCGCGTAacgaaaatagggaaataacaTTCCTGAACACCCAGCTCTGTTATTTCCTTATCGATGTACTCTTTTATTACCTTCCAAATGGCAAAGCTCCATGGGCGGAGAATGTAACAACCTGATACATCGTAATATTCAATCATACCACTCTTGGTGATAATTTGGGAATACCATTCGAAGAAATTTTCCTCTTTCTTCGCCTCCAATCCCAGTCTGGTTCCGGTTTTAGCAGTGTCTACATCTTTCGCGCCTTCGCTTTTAACTATTTCTTTGCTCGAAGCATTCTTTTGCTTCTCAGCCTTAGAAGTatcttcttttttcctctttctaGATGTTGCATCTGGCTTCGTTGGTGTCCACTCCTGACCAGTTAATGTTTTATAGTTAACTTTCAAATCTAACAGAATTTTTACTTCTTGGTCGATAATGCTCTTTTCAGCTTTAGAATCTTTCAATTGTCTTACTTTATCTCCTTGCTTTTGTACGCCCTCCGAAAGTTGAGCACTATTAGCTTCTTCCTCGTTCGCTACCTTAGTCGCTGGAGCAGCGGGTGGTTTCCACTCTTTTCCAGTTGCGGCTTTGTAGTCAGCTTTCAACTTCAGAAGTGCCTTTACTTCTTGGTCAACGATGTCTTTCTTTGCCTTCGAAGCTTTCAACTGCCTTACTTTATCCCCTTGTTCCTGTATTTTCTTGGACATTTCTTCGCTACCAATTGCTTTGCTCGTTGCATCGGCTGCTGCTTTCTTATCTGCTTTTGGGGAAGCAGTATTAGCTGGCTTCCAGTCCTGTCCAGTCGCAGACTTGTAATCCGATTTTAAAGCTAagagtttctttatttcttcatcGATAATAGCTTTGTCTGCTTTCGAAGCTTTCAACTGCCTTACTTTATCCCCTTGTTCCTGTATTTCCTTGGACATTTCTTCGCTACCAATTGCTTTGCTTGTTGCATCGACTGCTGCTTTATTAACTGCTTTTGGGGAAGCAGTAGTACCTGGCTTCCAGTCCTGTCCAGTCGCAGACTTGTAATCCGATTTTAAAGCTAGGAGTTTCTTTACTTCTTCGTCGATAACAGCTTTGTCTGCTTTCAAAGCTTTCAACTGCCTTACTTTATCCCCTTGTTCCTGTATTACCTTGGACATTTCTTCGCTATCAATTGCTTTGCTTGTTGCATCGACTGCTGCTTTATTAACTGCTTTTGGGGAAGCAGTATTAACTGGCTTCCAGTCCAGTCCAGTCGCGGACTTGTAATCCGATTTTAAAGCTAGAAGTTTCTTTACTTCTTCATCGATAACAGCTTTGTCTGCTTTCGAAGCTTTCAACTGCCTTACTTTCTCGGCCACCGTTTGGGTTTCAATAAACAATGTGTCAACACACAAGCCTGTTGATACATTGTTCTGTGCTGCAGTCTCACTTTCTGTTCCTGTCCAATCAGTACCCACTTTGTTTCTATACTCCGTCTTCAAGCTTGCAAGGCGTTGCATTTCTTGATTTATCTTCAGCTGTAATTCTTTGATTTTGCTCTCTTGCTGGACGATATCTACGGATAATTCATTCCTGTTAGAATTAACAGGAGCTGCTTTCGGTGatttatctgaagtcattcctgGTTTCCATTCCACTCCTGTGCACGTTTTGTATTCAGCTTTTAAATTTAGAAGGCCTTTTACTTCTGCGTCAATCGTAGCTTTGTCGGCTTTCTTGGATTTCAGACTACGTATTTTATCCCCTAGAGCGACAATCTTTTCATTGATCACATTTGCATCCTGCGTCGTATCCTAAAATAGACAATCGCAATTTCAAGAAACATATTACTAACTTACGATCATGAAATTATaagatagggcatacatttttCCGAGGGGACTCTTTAACAGAAGTTGCTGGCGCAGCAGTGGCAGGAGAAGCAGTTTTCGTTGTGTTCGTAGTATGTCCATCGGGTACATGGAATAGAATTAAGGGTTGCTCTCTGGAGGAAAATGGACTGGCAGGTGCATAAGGCACATCGCACCGGAAGAACCCTTTCCTCTGTAACTGAACTATTTCTCCCTTCTTTACACGTTTCAGTTCTACTTCTCCGAGCATTTCTACCTCTGTCTGAAATGTTCATTGaattcataataataattatccacATTTCTAATCATGATGAAACACCAAAAACCTACTCTCGTGTCGTTTGCAATAAAATCCTTGAAATCATCATCTTTTCCCAAAACTGGTTTACTAATAATATGATCAAAGTAAACAGCGTAACATGGAATTAGATTAGCCTGACCACTATTGTTACTTTTATCAGACGGCACCGCTAACCACGTGATTTTCAATGTATTCTTGTAATCTTTATTCTCTAAATTCAATTGCGCTGTTATTTTCTTAACGACGCCATTCTCCTTCTCAATCTTTTGTATCAAGATGTTGCCCCAATTAATAAAGGTTGTATTCTGCCCTTCGACCAGCATGTTCGCATCATCTTTTTCTATGTACAGCGAGGGAGTTGCTAATACTCGCTTAGTACCCTTCGATGGATCTTTCGGATGATTCTGAACAGTTAACCATTCCTCTTTTGCATTAGTTATGTGTACCAGTACAAGTTTATCAGAATCTAAGGCAGTATACCTGAAAAAATGACGTTATACAAATGATTTCTATATTTCCCGATGTGCAATGATAACTTTCCATATCGCGACATACCTAGTGACAATTGGATCGATGACCTTTTTGTTGAACGCCCATATTTTATCCCACTCCATGAAAACGACAGACTTCGAGCTACCTTGAGCAATTATAAATTGCTTCAATCCTTCGACGGTCATTCCTCTCCTTAAAATACCTCTTACGGTTGGGAAACGTGGGTCGTCCCAACCATCGACTAGGCCTTCGTTGACAAACCAAGTTAATTTCCTCTTAGACAAAACTGTGTTGGTCATGTTCAAACGCGAGTACTCCCATATATAAGGACGTCTCAATCCCAATGCATCGATTAGCCAGTAAAATTGAACATCTCTGTCATGATACTCTGTCGTACGTAAAGTGTGAGTAACATTTTCAACAGCGTCGACAATGGGACAAGCGAAATCGTATATCGGATACACCCTAGTGAAAAATGAACACGTTTCAcattaaatgttaattttcttcAATCTCTTAAGGGGGAATAACCGTTTGACAGTGtcgaaaaacgtttttttttctattttacatattttcatagattgatgttttaggaatattataaatcaagtccGATGTAAAGATTCGGAAgattgacgaagttataggcatttgagtgaaACAACCCAGGTAGCACGGAGCAGCGTGGCGCGGTGGCTCGACCGATCGCAGCGGAACTACATTTTTCATTACGGTGGCCTAAAAATTCGCGCTACGTACAACCAtttacttccaattttgcatgcagaatcgtaataagattccacatcgatcTGCGACgcctttttttcattcattccccgtttattatttataaagaaaaaacgtagacttttctcttagaaaaatctaactttttctttgatctctcaccatttctttatttttcaaaattttcaaaatcagcgCCGTAGATCGAtagctattaacatattttataaaaaaattattgtttacgatttcagacacgacatacagcttttTTCAGTGCCACCGTATAGCCGTCTGAAATCAAGagagtttcggatatgtatccataacttccaaaaaacaatagttttttaactgaaactttttttttaagtagttcataatactatgtaaacataatacaaaaacggaaaattttCCTCAAgctgttgacttgtaaaaaaatccacaaaatgtacacattttccgagcgttcaaacggaTATAGAGTAAAC
The nucleotide sequence above comes from Andrena cerasifolii isolate SP2316 chromosome 2, iyAndCera1_principal, whole genome shotgun sequence. Encoded proteins:
- the Gluprors gene encoding glutamyl-prolyl-tRNA synthetase; translation: MNYKLTVNSKNPPTDALIVAEVVNSEKTEKIEVVWCDEWKGDGNVRLTNSQNEALGERSYDVGRYFGRTTHTDLYGGINPREKTEVDHWLSFTIGPLGSLPLKETELRYLDNALMTTTWLVSKKLTLADIHVFCSLLDKDFLAKFEKEFVNISRWYKQMLSLPAVADALSSVKKNAKVPVCNNAQPEKSVKQSGQRKQEGKFIDLPGAEMGKVVVRFPPEASGYLHIGHAKAALLNQYYAEAFQGQLIMRFDDTNPAKENVEFEKAILEDLELLQIKPDRFTHSSDYFDLMLEYCTKLIKEGKAYVDDTPAPIMKEQRDQKLMSSNRDNSVEKNLGLWNEMQQGTTKGQECCVRAKIDYQSANGCLRDPTIYRCKPEPHPRTGTKYKVYPIYDFACPIVDAVENVTHTLRTTEYHDRDVQFYWLIDALGLRRPYIWEYSRLNMTNTVLSKRKLTWFVNEGLVDGWDDPRFPTVRGILRRGMTVEGLKQFIIAQGSSKSVVFMEWDKIWAFNKKVIDPIVTRYTALDSDKLVLVHITNAKEEWLTVQNHPKDPSKGTKRVLATPSLYIEKDDANMLVEGQNTTFINWGNILIQKIEKENGVVKKITAQLNLENKDYKNTLKITWLAVPSDKSNNSGQANLIPCYAVYFDHIISKPVLGKDDDFKDFIANDTRTEVEMLGEVELKRVKKGEIVQLQRKGFFRCDVPYAPASPFSSREQPLILFHVPDGHTTNTTKTASPATAAPATSVKESPRKNDTTQDANVINEKIVALGDKIRSLKSKKADKATIDAEVKGLLNLKAEYKTCTGVEWKPGMTSDKSPKAAPVNSNRNELSVDIVQQESKIKELQLKINQEMQRLASLKTEYRNKVGTDWTGTESETAAQNNVSTGLCVDTLFIETQTVAEKVRQLKASKADKAVIDEEVKKLLALKSDYKSATGLDWKPVNTASPKAVNKAAVDATSKAIDSEEMSKVIQEQGDKVRQLKALKADKAVIDEEVKKLLALKSDYKSATGQDWKPGTTASPKAVNKAAVDATSKAIGSEEMSKEIQEQGDKVRQLKASKADKAIIDEEIKKLLALKSDYKSATGQDWKPANTASPKADKKAAADATSKAIGSEEMSKKIQEQGDKVRQLKASKAKKDIVDQEVKALLKLKADYKAATGKEWKPPAAPATKVANEEEANSAQLSEGVQKQGDKVRQLKDSKAEKSIIDQEVKILLDLKVNYKTLTGQEWTPTKPDATSRKRKKEDTSKAEKQKNASSKEIVKSEGAKDVDTAKTGTRLGLEAKKEENFFEWYSQIITKSGMIEYYDVSGCYILRPWSFAIWKVIKEYIDKEITELGVQECYFPIFVTRAVLEKEKTHIADFAPEVAWVTKCGESDLAEPIAIRPTSETVMYPAYAKWLRSDTELPLKLNQWNNVVRWEFKDPKPFLRTREFLWQEGHTAFSTKAEADEEVMIILNMYAKVYEDLLAVPVVKGRKTEKEKFAGGDYTTTVEAFISTSGRAIQGATSHHLGQNFSRMFNIQVEGAAEGDEKTLVYQNSWGLTTRTIGVMIMIHGDDKGLVLPPNVACIQAVIVPCGITASTSPQQRELLSAECNKLLSELSKDKALRVKSDYRSNRTPGWKFNHWELKGVPVRVELGPKDLEKNQVTFVRRDTSERVTAKRGEVVVALHTLLADIQSSMLARARKNLNEHIKRADNWDDFCSELNKKNLLLSPFCGESPCEDNIKADSAREDTGEEPGTVSMGAKSLCIPFEQPTSSTPLEKQKCIHPNCQSKPKFYTLFGRSY